GCCTGTAGACGTCGAATACCTTGAAGTGGAGGTCATCATCAGAAAGACTTTTATAGCCCGGTGTAAGAGGGTTATTTTTAACTTCCCTGATCCAGTTCCGGGTTAGCAACTCGGCATGAGTTTCGATAAGCGCAATGAACTTATCATGCAGCAGCATCTCATCACCCTCCTTTGTGTTAAATCATAATCTATTTAGTCAGATCAAACTCCTTGTCAGTTTTGACCTCCCTGCCCGAAAGGAGATCCCTGACGTTGAAGATCACTTTATACCTGCCCGTGGTAAAAGTGGAATCAAACTCCATTTGTGCTTCGACCGGGAGGTCTAAGAATTCCTCCTGCTGGTTCTCGTCGATAGTATCGGCGGCAAATGAGTTCAGGGTTTTGCCCTGAGGAGTAACCAGGTCGATTGAGTAAGCCAGTTTTGCCTTATGGGTTTTATCCTGTACATCCTCGCTAAACCCTTTGACCCGTACAGTGGCAGTAACTTCCCAGCCATCGGGTGCGTTCATGGCAATGGCCTCGGGGCTGAAGGCCTCGAGCTTGCGGCCGCCGTCCCTGCCGCATGAGCTAAGAGTGACTGCTAAAGATAATATAAAAAAAAGAGCAATCTTTTTCATGTAGTATTCCTATAATATAATAAAGAGCGGCCAAAAAACTGTGGGGCCGCTCTTTTCCCAAAAAAGAACTAATTAGTTTCTTGACTTAAAGTCTTTCATAAACTGGACGAGGTCTGCAACTCCCTGTTTCGGGAAAGCGTTGTAGATTGAAGCCCTGAGGCCGCCAACGGAGCGGTGCCCCTTAAGACCTGAGAACCCGGCTTTGGAAGTCTCTTCGATCAGTTTCTTTTCGAGCTCTTCGCTCGGCAGGCGGAAGGTAACGTTCATAAGTGAACGGCTGTCCTTCTGTGCCGTCGGGCGGTAGAAGCCGTCGCTTTCATCCATATAGTCGTAAAGGAGGCCGGCCTTCTCGCAGTTTAACTTGTACATAGATTCGAGTCCGCCGTTCTTAATGAGCCACTTTGTAACCAGATCAATTATATAGATACCGAAAGTAGTAGGGGTATTATACATCGAACCGTTTTCGGCGTGGATCTTATAGTTAAGATATGTATGGAGGCTGTCGGAGCTTCTTTCGAGCATATCTTTACGGATAATAACAACTGTAACGCCCGAGGGGCCGAGGTTTTTCTGAGCGCCTGCATAAATAAGGGCGTACTTGCTAACGTCAATTTTCTTGTGCATGAAGTCTGAAGAAGCGTCGCACACAAGGGGGACATTGCCAACTTCAGGTTCTTTCTTCCATTCTGTTCCATAAATTGTATTATTGGAAGTGAAGTGGACGTATGAGGCATCGGGGTCGAGCTTCAGTTCTTCCTGTTTAGGTATTCTTGTAAAGTTTTCGCCTTCAGTTGAAGCTGCAACGTTAACCGTACCTACTCTTTTAGC
The sequence above is drawn from the Ignavibacteria bacterium genome and encodes:
- the serC gene encoding 3-phosphoserine/phosphohydroxythreonine transaminase, coding for MEKRIYNFSAGPAVLPEEVLLEAQKDLFMLPGVGMSILEISHRSKKFDEIILGADQGLRTLLGIDDNYQILFLQGGATLQFSMVPLNLMPPKNKADYISTGVWAKKAIKEAKRVGTVNVAASTEGENFTRIPKQEELKLDPDASYVHFTSNNTIYGTEWKKEPEVGNVPLVCDASSDFMHKKIDVSKYALIYAGAQKNLGPSGVTVVIIRKDMLERSSDSLHTYLNYKIHAENGSMYNTPTTFGIYIIDLVTKWLIKNGGLESMYKLNCEKAGLLYDYMDESDGFYRPTAQKDSRSLMNVTFRLPSEELEKKLIEETSKAGFSGLKGHRSVGGLRASIYNAFPKQGVADLVQFMKDFKSRN